A part of Methanohalobium evestigatum Z-7303 genomic DNA contains:
- a CDS encoding DUF1059 domain-containing protein: MKIIKGNNLGLGIKCDYMAVGNSVEEVEEKIFDHLEKEHKETLDNLDEDDIKDLKYRISTLAGRSCGCGAL, encoded by the coding sequence ATGAAAATCATCAAAGGCAATAATCTGGGACTGGGGATTAAATGCGATTATATGGCAGTGGGAAACTCCGTAGAAGAGGTCGAAGAAAAAATATTTGACCATTTAGAAAAAGAGCACAAGGAAACACTTGATAATTTGGATGAGGATGACATCAAAGACCTCAAATACAGAATATCAACCCTTGCAGGTCGAAGTTGTGGATGTGGAGCGCTTTAA
- a CDS encoding RNA-guided endonuclease InsQ/TnpB family protein, with translation MYQTLLVRIIPTSQQEELLWILSEKCRLLYNFALAERKDAYSNGTKISYIKQQNDLPNTKKQYPEYKWVYSKVLQSVLKRLDANYKSFFSLKKNGDENARPPKYRGVDYFFTMTYNQSGFEITDSKSNKIAYNSTDTTNYLYGADKPEYTEDDEVFISFSHNHPSGLELKFGLPAKILYDRILRVADEIAQVGIYQKKDGGYYLSITYNVPCLDFKHNDKYLAMDIGVSKHTMVDSDGNLREMINKRPDKYWEPKIQQIQSRLDHCKRYSKKWYRLKRNLNRMKQKSSNQLKDFQHKKTRNIIDNTDANVIIIGDLSAKQMASSKKGDKKSDKSTHRGTHNSAHISRFAQFLTL, from the coding sequence ATGTATCAGACTTTACTGGTACGGATTATACCTACATCACAACAGGAAGAATTATTGTGGATACTGTCTGAGAAATGCAGGTTGCTGTACAATTTTGCTCTTGCTGAACGCAAAGATGCTTATAGTAATGGTACAAAAATCAGCTACATTAAACAGCAGAACGATTTACCAAATACCAAGAAACAGTATCCTGAATATAAGTGGGTGTATTCCAAGGTATTGCAGTCTGTACTGAAACGACTTGATGCTAACTACAAATCGTTCTTCTCATTGAAGAAAAACGGTGATGAAAACGCAAGACCACCCAAATATCGCGGAGTGGATTATTTCTTCACCATGACCTACAATCAGTCTGGATTTGAAATTACTGATTCTAAAAGTAATAAGATAGCCTATAACAGTACCGATACTACTAATTATCTATACGGTGCAGATAAGCCTGAATATACTGAAGATGATGAAGTTTTTATCAGTTTTTCACACAATCATCCATCTGGATTGGAGTTGAAATTCGGTTTGCCTGCTAAAATCCTTTATGACAGGATACTGAGAGTAGCTGATGAGATTGCACAGGTCGGGATATATCAGAAGAAAGATGGAGGATATTATCTCAGTATCACATATAATGTACCCTGTCTGGATTTCAAACACAATGACAAATACCTGGCTATGGATATTGGTGTCAGTAAACATACCATGGTTGATTCTGACGGTAACCTTAGAGAGATGATTAATAAGAGACCGGATAAATACTGGGAGCCTAAAATCCAGCAGATACAATCCAGATTGGATCACTGCAAGAGATACAGTAAGAAATGGTACAGGTTGAAGCGCAACCTGAACAGGATGAAACAGAAATCTTCCAACCAGTTGAAGGATTTCCAGCACAAGAAAACGAGGAACATCATTGACAATACAGATGCAAATGTTATAATCATCGGTGATTTGTCAGCCAAACAGATGGCATCGAGCAAGAAAGGAGATAAGAAATCCGATAAAAGCACACACCGCGGTACCCATAATTCAGCTCACATCTCAAGATTCGCTCAATTTCTAACACTCTAA
- a CDS encoding transposase, whose product MDESYTSQDCCNCGYRQKMPLYERNYNCPYCRQSMDRDKNSAIVIMERYLRQNALWTGYQRFADNLRQTGLLIGMITQSLPG is encoded by the coding sequence ATTGATGAATCATATACCTCTCAGGACTGCTGTAATTGTGGTTACCGACAGAAGATGCCTCTGTATGAAAGGAACTACAACTGTCCCTATTGTAGGCAATCAATGGATAGGGATAAAAACAGTGCTATAGTGATAATGGAGAGATATTTACGCCAGAATGCCCTGTGGACGGGCTATCAGCGGTTCGCTGATAATCTGCGACAGACAGGCCTGTTGATCGGGATGATTACTCAATCATTACCGGGATGA
- a CDS encoding COG2426 family protein: MIEDTIPSWLSVIGISMMPFPELRGAIPIAITVYKMNPLVSYCLAVIGNIIPIYPVLASLDVLTRKLRRFKTLDSLIEKLFSKTHRCHSAKFEKYGTIALVPIVALPLPMTGGWSGCVAAFIFGIQKKHSFPAIVAGILLSGVIITALTLSGINVYQIICP; this comes from the coding sequence TTGATAGAAGATACAATTCCATCTTGGCTTTCTGTTATAGGTATAAGTATGATGCCGTTTCCTGAACTCAGAGGAGCTATACCTATTGCAATAACAGTATACAAAATGAATCCATTGGTCAGTTATTGTCTGGCGGTTATCGGCAATATCATCCCCATATATCCTGTTCTGGCATCACTTGATGTTTTAACCCGTAAATTGAGAAGGTTTAAAACTCTGGATTCATTAATCGAAAAGTTGTTTTCCAAAACTCACAGATGTCATTCAGCCAAATTTGAAAAATACGGGACGATTGCTCTTGTACCGATTGTGGCTCTACCACTTCCAATGACAGGTGGATGGTCTGGATGTGTGGCAGCCTTTATATTTGGAATTCAAAAAAAACATTCATTTCCTGCAATAGTTGCTGGAATATTGTTATCAGGTGTAATTATTACGGCTCTCACGCTTTCAGGAATTAATGTGTATCAAATTATCTGTCCGTGA
- a CDS encoding c-type cytochrome, with the protein MKSSTIILIIILAIVVAGSIPLLIYQLYPPNIDENSYGPTGPGRSYQDQNLKTSFESNGETIYYTGFNKSGDKIQISSGPHWVYVHGGSCVDCHGADGKGNRPIRMNYKIPPDITYSALTSDEHDEHPVYTDETIKRAIRKGIDPSGNLLDSTMPRWHMSDKDVDDVVEYLKKLDN; encoded by the coding sequence ATGAAATCCAGCACCATTATTTTGATAATTATCCTTGCAATTGTTGTTGCGGGTTCAATTCCTTTATTGATATATCAACTATACCCTCCAAACATCGATGAAAACTCATATGGTCCTACAGGACCGGGAAGGTCTTATCAGGACCAAAATTTAAAAACCAGTTTTGAATCAAATGGTGAAACGATTTACTATACCGGATTTAATAAATCGGGCGATAAAATCCAGATAAGTTCTGGACCTCATTGGGTCTATGTTCATGGTGGAAGTTGTGTTGATTGTCATGGTGCAGATGGAAAGGGAAATAGACCGATAAGGATGAATTATAAAATACCTCCTGATATAACCTATAGTGCACTAACTTCTGATGAGCATGACGAGCATCCAGTATATACAGATGAAACTATAAAAAGAGCGATTAGAAAAGGAATAGACCCTTCTGGAAACCTGCTTGACTCTACTATGCCAAGATGGCACATGTCTGATAAAGATGTAGATGATGTAGTAGAATATTTAAAAAAGCTTGATAATTAA